Part of the Priestia filamentosa genome, TGCCCGCTATGATCGCCTGAGCCATATCTGCTACACCAAGACCTCTACTGTTTTGTGAATAGCCATAAGAAAGTGGTACATCTGTAAATTGCTTTTCTTCCTTTTTCCTAATTCGAACGGGACCTCCAAATGTATTTGGATCCGGCACTAACAGGGTTCCTTCACTACCATAGATCTCGATTGGGGGCAATGAGGTTCCACCAAAGGCATCAAAACTCGTTGTAATTGTACCAACTGCACCTGATTCGAAATCTATAATCCCGGAAATGTGGGTTGGGGTAGAAACGGAAATTTTGGTTCCTTCCTTGGGTTGACTCGTTATCGTCCGTTCAGGATAGCTAATTCTAGTCGAACCTGCAAGCCGTTTAATAGGCCCCAACAAAGATATTAATGCGGTCAAATAATAAGGTCCCATATCAAACATCGGACCGCCACCGACTTTATAATAGAAGGCTGGATCTGGGTGCCAATGCTCATGACCTCGATTAATCATAAATGCTGATGCTCCAATTGGGACACCTATTTCACCTTGTTCTATTAAGTGAATAGCAGTTTGAATACCGGCGCCTAAAAAGGTATCAGGAGCACTACCTACCAACAAGTTATGTTTCTTAGCCGTTGCTAGAATGAGTTGACCCTCTTCAAGAGTAACTGCAAGGGGCTTTTCTGTATAAACATGTTTTCCAGCATTAAGTGTCTTAATACAGACATCTGCATGTGCTTTTGGAATGGTTAAATTGATTACCAAGTCAATGTCAGGATCTGCAATCAACTCCTCTACAGAATAAACCCTAGGAATATTGTACTTCTCTGCCTGAGCCTTTGCGCGCTGTATATCTAGATCTGCACACGCAAGAATCTCAATTCTCTCAAATTCAGGAAGATTTTTCATATAAATTGAACTAATAAACCCACATCCAATAATCCCGATATTTACCTTTTCCATAGATTTAACCTCCTAATTTATT contains:
- a CDS encoding Gfo/Idh/MocA family protein; this encodes MEKVNIGIIGCGFISSIYMKNLPEFERIEILACADLDIQRAKAQAEKYNIPRVYSVEELIADPDIDLVINLTIPKAHADVCIKTLNAGKHVYTEKPLAVTLEEGQLILATAKKHNLLVGSAPDTFLGAGIQTAIHLIEQGEIGVPIGASAFMINRGHEHWHPDPAFYYKVGGGPMFDMGPYYLTALISLLGPIKRLAGSTRISYPERTITSQPKEGTKISVSTPTHISGIIDFESGAVGTITTSFDAFGGTSLPPIEIYGSEGTLLVPDPNTFGGPVRIRKKEEKQFTDVPLSYGYSQNSRGLGVADMAQAIIAGKGYRANGQLAYHVLESMHGFHNSSIDGKYYHMESTCSRPIPLPIEQKLF